The genomic segment TTCAAAGATTAAAAGACTTAAACCACATATTAGTCAATTACAATTTACAATTGATGAATATTATTTGGATCCTGGCTTGAGCAAATTATTAAGTATATGCAACTAAGAAAATTGGAACCTTGACAGGATGTTTCATGACATTAAGAAGTTGCTTTGGTATGATAATGATAATACGgttatgtgtttttaaaagccCTTCTGTGTTAGAGATATACGTGGAAAGATTTGTGGATGAAGTGATATGATAAGTTtgacatttgctttaaaataattggGAGTGAATATTAATGAAGCAAGAGTGGTCAGAAGTTGGTGGTTGATGAAGCTGAGTGATAAGATAACGGGAATTCATTATACTATTCTATTTGAATGTTtgaaatttcttaaatttcttacaataaaatgtttttaagagaGTCCTCTTCTGGTAGGGATACACACTGAAACGTATGAGATGAACATGATATCAGGGATTTGCTTCAATATGGCATATGACTTCAAGCTAGCTGCTACGTGGGAAAGGGATGGTAGGATCCCACACCAATTATACCAATCAGAAGGTTATTACAGTAATCCAGTTAAAAGATGATGATGACTTGGACTAGGGCGATTACAGTTAAGATGGAAGAGATGGAGAAAGGAGGCTATGGGCTGAGGATATGACAGACAGCTAGAGTATGTACAAACTGCAATACAATGTAGGCGATGAGATGAGGAAAACCAGAGGAGGAGCAtgtgaaggaaagaggaaaaacatgCACGCTAAAACCTGGTAAGCTGTGAAGCATCCAGAGGGAATATCAAgtaggtaatttgatagggaattCTGTAGCCCTGTGACTGTCACCAGCACTTCACTGGTATTGAAAATAATGGGAATGAAATCGCTCTGGGTGGGCCAGAGCCCTGGGACAACAGGCAAGAGACCAATGTAGCCACACTTACCCTCCATGCTCTCCAGCAGTGGCCACACATGCATCTAGCTGGAAGCTCCAGGCACAGACAGGGTCTTGGGCCAGAATGCACTCTGAGCAGCTCTGGAGACGGCCACAGTTAGTTGTGTTTACTTGTGTCACCTCAGTACCGGAGCCAACCAGGAGCCAGTTCTACAGAAATAGAGAGAGGGGATGAATGTGCTAGATCTCCCAGACCTCAGGGTCACAAACTAGCTCTGGGCTCAGATGTCTCCCCACCAGATGGTCCCATATCTACAACTCACTTGATAAAATTTCATAGTCTCAACTGGCTGTGGCTCTGGGAATAAGGCCAGATCCTCGAGGACACTGAGATGGGCTCCAATCTGCACTGCTCGATGGAGATGTCCATCCTCTAGGAAGCAGGCAAAGGGCAAGACATAATGACATAACTGAACCAGTGCCTCGGACTCTGATATCTGTGTGATTAGGACCCTCTCTGTGATGAGAGCATGTGTGCACTGGATGGGCATCTTGCTTGACTATTAAACATACCTGTCCCCAGGTAAAGCACGTCATACTCTTTTCCTGAGAGACTGGTCACCCTGTGGGCCACAAGTCTGAGATAGGCTGTATCCGTGGTGACCAGCAGGGGGTGGTTGTTAGCTGGAAGCACTGGCCCATCCATGAGTGGGTGGTCCCGGATGAAGGTGAGCACACGGTCAGGCAGGGAGAGCGATGATGCAAACTGCTGGAGCTTCATGTTGTTGGCAATGCACTGGAGGAAACAGGATGAGCAAACAAGTTGCCCAGGGGCAGGAAGTATCCATGACACTTAGGTGGGCTCTAGACCTAAGGCAGCGATTAAGGCGTGGGGCAAAGAGCTGCCCAGCCCATTCACCTCTCCAGGTCTGGGCTGGGGTACATCATTGTGCATGACAGGCAGTCCCCTGTTGCAGTCATGCTTCAGCTCTCTGAAGGGACCATTCAGCACTGTCCGAATGTCTTGTGGTTGGAAGGCACAGACAGAAGAGATGGCAGCTCCCTCCCTGAAAGAGTCACAGGTTGGAGCCAGATATTTGGAGGGAACTAGGAGTCAGCAGCTCATCCCCTGGTAAATGAGATGACCCCTGAGCAATGCACAGGGAGCCATGAAGCCTGCTCCAGAACAGAGGAAACAGGGCTCCAGGTGGAGTCCACCCCCTCTGGAGGACACAGCTCTGACACTGCAGCACCCCCAGAGGCCCCCCCACCCTGGAGCTCTCCTCCACACCAGGACCCCCTCACCACTGGGAGGAAAAGATGCCATAAAAGATGGGGGTCCCCGATCCATGCTCAGGTCGAAGAATGGCCATGTCCTGCAGGACACTGGAGGCCCGGCCATGCTCAGGCCCTGGACACAGCAGGTCAGCCTTCAGAAACGTTGTCCACCTCTGCTGGAGGGTCTTCCGGCCCCCAAGATCCCCCTGGGGTGACAAGCACATGGGAAGTTCTTTTTAGAAGACCAATATTGGGGAAGACATGTGGACACCAATACAAGTCTCCCCCTGacttgagggggagagagacagatgcaTAGGAATGCAAAGACAGATGGGAGACAGATGCATAGGAATGCAAAGACAGAGACATAGGGTAGCTGCAGGGCATAATGAGACATAAAGTGGAGGGGGCACACTAAGAGTGACAGCCACAAAGTTCACTGTGCACTTACAAAGTATTGTACTAAGCACTACGTAAGTTATGGCATTCAGCCCTCAAAACAACCCCTACAGCTAATTAATATCCTCATCTTACAGAGGAGGGTCAAAGATGCTAAATCTGCCCTGTGCCACAGAGGCAGTAAGTGATGGAGCCGGGACTTGAACTCAGACCTCCCAACAGTTCTTGCCTTTCACCTTTACACTAGCCCACATCCCGGTCATAGGGGTAATTTCGGGGGTCAAAGAGGCCAGTGccctttccccacactcccaagCCCCAGAAAAGTGAAGGCATAGGAGAAAAGGAGACAGGAGAATTGCAaagacagagacccagagaggaAAGACAGGAGGACAGGCAGGGCCGGAGAGGACAGACAGCTGTGATCAGGGTCTCACCGCACACACACGGGCCACCCGTGGGACCTTAACGCGCTCGTACGAGTCAAACGTTCTAGACGTCTCCGTAAAGAAGAAGTAGACTTCATCATCTCCGTCTTCATCCCCCCACTCGGCTGGACTCAAGGCCTCGGCTGCAACaaaggctggggctgggagagacCGGTGGCCTCAGATCCCACAGACACAGCCTGGAGCCCCGCGGCCTCCACCTGTCCGTCCCGGGGgcatccctccccctctccccaccgtTAAGCCAGGAAGGCAAGGTCTCTGTCCGAATCCAGTCCTCAGCACGACCCACAGCCCGGGAGATAATTGGCTCCGTCCCCAGGTAGTTTTTCACAGTGGCAGCATAAAGGACCCCCCCTGCAGGGTGACAGGGAAGAGACAGGCTGTCAGGGACCCACCTAGGGGAGCAACAGGTCACAAGCAGGGCAGGGAATAAAGCCAGGCAGGAACTCTCAAGAGCTGAGCGCAGATTAAGTGCTGGGCACTAAGCACATGACAGACATCACTCACTTAAAATTAATGTAGAAACAAAGCAGGGAGCCAGTGTTAGGGGAAGACACAGTGTTAAGGCACCAGTAATGTggaagaagggagaataaaggctACATGCCTTGTGGAAATTAGACATTTTTGTTTgctgatttgtttttttgttatttggGAGCTTTCTCTATTCTCTAATGTGCTGAGACTGCAGGAAGGGCATCTGCTTTACAGCGCGTACCAAGCTGACTTACATTCTCCCACTTAAGTCAATGGTAAATGTCTGAAGGAACTGGTGCTCTTTCCCAATGCCAGTGAGTGTACACTGCCCTGGAACAGGACACAACTTCAGGGTAAACTCGAATTATTCGGGGAAATGAtcaaaatacagattcctgggcccagCAATTCTCACTTGATAGATTTAGGGAGTGACTCAAGAACTGAGTTTCGAACAAGTAGCTGCCATTACCCTGGTGAAGGTGATCCAAGACCTCACTTTGAGGGACACCAGCCTTGGGGATGAACGATGTCCAACAGCCAGGGGCAGCAGTGAGGAACCAGTTCCTCTTGCTGTGGAATGGAGGGGCTGAGGTGCTCTCGGGATGGTGGGGATGGGAGAAGAGAGAAATCACAGACACtctgggaaggaaggggaggtGGAGCTCTATGGGCTGAAAACTACAGGCAGTCTGAGGAACACTGTCAAGGGCTCAGAAATGAGCAGGAGAAAACTATTCAGGCGGTAGCAGAAGGTCACCAACTCCTGGAGGAGTTGTGAGTGTCACAGGGACCCTGGAGAGAAGAGAGTGGCATTCTTTCACCACCTACTACACTGGGGCCCTGCCCCCATGAACTGCCATGTGAATCCAGAAGATAAATGTGTACTCAGAGACCAGGAGGCATGGACTAATAGACGTGTGGGGGTAATTCAAAGGAGGACTCAGCCACATCTAACTGGGGGAGCAGCATCTCAGAGGTGGCATGTAGCTGGGTCTGAAGAAAGAGGAATTTGCCAGGTAGAAGGACTTCAGGGAGGAAGACAGGCAAGTGGGGAAGAGCAGAGCCATGTTCAGGGGTGTGGGGCACTCCCTGTGGCTGCAGCTCAGAGGGGCACATGTTGCCAGGCAAGTGAGCAGAGATGAAGCTGGAGATGTAGAGATGAGTCTGCTCTGCCACGCCAGGGAATGTGGACTTTGTCTTCACGGTAGGAATAAAACTGCAGAGATTTTCTTGAGAAGAGTGACATAATTAGTTTTGGTTTTGAAGAAGATAATGCCAGTTAAAAGGCCATTCACACAGTCCAGGCAGTGGAGGGCCTGAACTGAAGCAGCACAGAAGGAATAAAGGGGCTGGATTTGGGAGACATTTCTAAGGCAGAAGCCATTAACAAGATTTGAAAATCAATTCAATATGGGACATAAaagaatggaataaaataatgtttctaagttttccagcttatAAGATGGATAGCAGATGGTAATATGAACAAAGCCAGGACATGACAGAAGGCCCATAAAGGAAAGGAGGTGGTTGGAGAGGAAGAGAGTTCAGGTGTTGGACATGCTAAGGTTTAAGTGCCTCCAGGACATCTGGTTGGAGGTTCTGGAAGGCAATCAAATGGAAGGATCTGGGCAGCAGGACCAGTCAGGTAACTCGGGAGTCATGCTTAAGTCATGACATGAATGTGACAGCCAGGGAGAAAGGGGCAGTGAGAAGAGAGCCCTCGTACATCACCAATTAACAGAGAAGCTACTGAAGACGACTGCAAAGATCAAGTCAGAGAGGCTGGAGAAGTAAGCAAGGCCGGTGGGCTGGAAGCTGGAGCGTGGAAACCCCAGCAAGAGCCATGGGGGCTCACACTACTGGAGGCAGCAGTACTGAGCAGAGCCACTGTGAAGCACCATCACCCTGGGGCCACAGATTCTCAAACGAAGCTGCCCAGTCTCAGGCACTGGAAAGGTAACCACTACTGAAACAGTTCATGCAGAACCAAAAAGGATCAGGAGCCTTCTGAGGACAGCAGTGGAAGGTTAGAAATGCCCTGTGGGGAGACTATTCTGTGTCGTGAGATTGTAAAAAGAATCCAAGTGTTTTGGAGCCAGAAAGGTGTAGCTTTGGATCCTGAGTACTTTTTAGTCGTATGATCTCTGTTAACCTTCCTAAGCCTCAGGTTCCTCACACACGGAATGGAGATAACACCACCTTCCTCTCAGAGCAGTGAAGAGAGTTAAATGAGGTAACAAATACAGAGGCCCAAGTAGGGCCTGGCACACGGCTGGCATTCAATACATGTAAGTCGCAGCTTCTTAAGGAACCTCAAGGGGCCACGCCTGGTTTGTTGCCAGAAGGTGGGAGGCACCATGAAATGGCACCCCATTCCCTTCTGGAGTATTTCAGGAGGGAGAAAACCAGGTGTGGGACACAGGTCCTGGCAACAATGGAACAGCCAATGAGCCAATCCTCTATACTTCCAAAGGGGGAAAAGTTGATACAGAAGCCAGAGTTGGAAAGAAAACTTTCCCTCAGCACATTGTTCACAAACACTCCAGATCCAAAACTGGCAGAAGCTGTGTCAAGGACTCCCTGAGACTGGAGGGAGATgtggtggaggggagagagagagaatatttgGGGAGCAtgatttggggggtggggggtggcaacAATCATAAATATTCCAGAAACAGCAAATGACCACAGATAATGATGCAAGGACCCAGTGGTGGATGGAGGCAGATGGTCCCAAAGTTTTCTACAGGACCAATGAGGGCATCAGCAACTCTGGAGCCTAAAATGCTGATGAGCACAAGCACCCAGCATGGAATAGCAGAGAGTCACTGATGACACAGCAGGAGGGATCAGACACTGTGGGAGGAAGTAGCAGGGTTCCAGGAGCTCCAGGAACACCAAGGTGCCTGCAACACAGtcctatgcacacacacagaggggaAGGAACAGCAGCCATCACAGTCCTGAGGGCAGGAGTGCACAGGAGGACACAGGATCACCACATGTCCTAGATTCTCCAGAACAGCCTCAATTTCAAATATTCTGTGGTGCTGCTCACATTATAAAACAGCCCTGAATGTGCAATTGTTTAGCAAATTATTACTGAATGGATCAAGTCAGTAAACTTGAAAACACATTTGCTATTGGCAAAAGATGAGTGCCAAAAAGAGTGATGTCCACGGTGCTGAGTGCAGTGAACAAGCtggttagaaaaaaacatggggtATAATTCaactctgtatttttaaaaacatgtagaaCATGTTTGCATAACTCTACAGTGTCAATGATGTTTCTATCTGACTAATGGAATTAcaagtgattttaattttctgatttctaCTTTTTTTGTATTCTGTTTTTGTAAGCATCTTTTATTCTTATAACCCCCAAAATTAAGAtgttttcattttggaaatataaaaaaaaatcaaaagctcaaaaatcacaaaagatgaggaaaaatcagtcaaagaaaaatcacaattatGTGTGGAAATAGATCTCTACTTGCCCAAAGTGAACATAGGCCTCCCAGATGTGTTAACAACTAACCCTGACAGGCTCAGATGCATGTCATGGCAGTGAATATTTCACTATACCCTGGGAGTTTCAATTTTTCACTCTGGTatcaaatgttcatttttaaaggtTTAAAATAGGAATTaccaataaataagtaaccggaatgtaatgtatagcataaggaatatagtcaagttattgtaacagcttggtagggtgatagctggaacctagaattatgtatataaatgttttatcactgtgttgtacacttgaaactaatgtaatgtaatactgtgcgtcaactacccttcaataaaaaaaataattatcttaaaaaaaaaaataggaattacCATTCATcagctttaaaaaaagaggaTTTTAAACATGCCCTGGACAAGCTTCCTCCATTCCCCTTTCCTCTCATGGTCAGGGCTTTACAGAATAATACATTGCTTCTACCCTAACATTCTCCATTTCTTTACCTAAGGATTAGGCTAGCTGGatactgtttgttttttgtttttgtcaagacaaaatatttttaatgatggTTAGTTTAACTTTTCTTTACAATCTTGGTACTATGTAGCAAACATTACCACCCATCTATGGATACTGTTTTTTTAAACAGGATATAATTAGTTGGAGATACAGTGTTTATTCTGCCTTTTCCTCTGTTGGACATACAGTATTTCTGCAACTGCCTTGTTTCGGTGTGTGAATGCTAGTCTTGGGGCAGACACACCTGGCTTTAAGAGGTAGGCTTGGCCCCAAAATGCTGGCAGCACTGAGGGCATCTGGAACATTTACAGTGCGCCCTGGCAGATGCAGTAATTGCAAGATGCAACGAGACCAAAAGGAGAGGATGAAAAAACAGGATgggttaccaaagaaaaagggcAAAAGCTCCCTCCAGCTCTTTTGGATAAAAGCTGTATTTATTATAGGATGTGATGACTGCCTGCCATCTCTAGCTTGGGTACCTGGATGAGTAATGGCACTATGCACTCAGAGGAGGGGACACTGGTTAGAGGAGTAGGCTTTGGGGAGGAGAGTGAAGAGGATGAGCTCAGTTTGGGACATGCTGATTTTGAGAATTTAAGTGGAAATATCTGGAATGTGGTCTGTAGCTCCAGATAATGTCTGGGTGGTATCAGAAGGCTATGGAAACAGAATCCACAGGGAGGGTTTGGAGAGCTTTGGAAGGCATCAGATTTGGGAGGCATCAGAATGCAGTGGAAACAGAAACTACAAAGCTGCTTAAAATCACAACTacatacaacagagaagacaagaggaTCTTAGGTAGAAGTCTAAGGAACtccaatatttaaagaatgagaGGAAGACAGAGACCCTACAAAGGAGACTAAATAGGAATTGCCAATGTTCTTGGACTAAGGTGAATGCTCTTGTAAAAATATCTACATTTTTCCAAATTGAAATAGTGCAAATAGAGACACTGAGATCATTTTGATAATTTTACCCAATTTCAGTACAGATAAGTGTGATATTTAAAGACAAGGTTTCTGAggctttttcttaaagaaataaaagcaccaATAAACATGAGAAAATTTGTTCAACCTCACTAACAgagatgcaaataaaaatatatcaaattggACTTTGGAAGAGGTCACTGTATGCTTATTAACTATATTACTCAGGAACTGACAAGGTTGCAATGAAACAAGGTTCTCTCATCACTGCTACTGGGGTTGACTGGGGAGCAATTTAGCCAAATCAATCAAGcactataaaaatatttacattcttTGGCCCAGCAGCCTTACTTTTTAGATGAACTTATATGGAATTAATTCAAACAATTCATGTAGATGATTTACATAAACATTTACATAAAAGGATTTcttctgcagcattatttataaaagcaataatttgttttaaaatttgaatacaTTATATGGGAATAATTAAATTGTACTATATTCATGTGATGGAAGAATATGCGACCACTAAAAATCATGTTTTGAATATTCAAACAATCTCTATGATGAGAAAATGCTCAGTATATGACATTAAGTGAAATATGCATGGTGATTCCAATTTATTATAAattcacacacacctacacacacacagtagAACATTATTTCCAAAATAATAACAGTGGTTACCTGATGATGACTGAATTACAAAGAaacttttcaatttcttctttatacatttccATACTTTCTCAATTTCCTACAATGCACattgtaatttttataatttaaaataagaaatactcctgctaatattttctaataatattcTCATTACTAAAGCTCTTCTTCTTATTTCAAAATACTTCTATAATCcttaaagacatttttatagACCCTAACTAGGTATTTTGGTTCTAGTTTTTACATAATGTTGCCACTATTATCTATACTGTTATTTTCAAACCAGAGGGGAGGCAGGGCATAATGGATCAACATTGAAAGCTCCAACTGAATACTGGTATTTATGACAGACCAAGAAAAAATTTAAGTTATAGCCCTCCAAGTAAGAGCTGCAGAGGAAAATTTATAATATTGGTATTGACTATGATTTGGATCTGAGACAGAAAGAGACATGGAGTTTCTATGTTAACTGTCTAAAGCTAGCCATTCTAAACTGCTAGAAAGTGATTTTGGATGACCCCATCAATTATCAAcagaatttctctttaaaaagattTGAAACCTTTTTGTAAAATGTTCTTCCTTTTTGAAAACATTCCTTGTCATACAATAATCTTATTTATGAACTGTGTATTCTTAAACCACATGCTAATGCAAATTCACTTTCTGATTCTAACACGAAGTACACACAGAAGGCTGAATGTACATAAAGATTACtgcttaaaacaaagaaagtatgtTAACTGATTATCTTAGATTGTCATAATTGAGAAGTCATTTGGTTGATAAACAATTAcatagaataaaaagacattcaTTCACAACTGCTAAAACTGAGAAGTCCTTCTTAATGATCCCAAAGACTGGCTCCAAGTTTTGCCAAAGATGCTTGATAAAAATCCACAAAAAACTATTGACAGTTTAATTCAAATGTGTATGAGTATTAACAAGGTCTTATCAATTTCAACTGTAGATGTATGATAATGACAACCTACATATTCTATTTACTAGATATATCCTTTATGCTCATTTTCAAGAACTTACACTATTACTTTTCAGAAAAGTTAAGTCATTAACTGTGTGACTAAGaatgatttcatttgtatgatTTCATAGCTTTTAAGACTTTT from the Manis pentadactyla isolate mManPen7 chromosome 2, mManPen7.hap1, whole genome shotgun sequence genome contains:
- the SEMA4F gene encoding semaphorin-4F isoform X3, yielding MVPEAHRQNCRKKGKKEDECHNFVQILAIANASHLLTCGTFAFDPKCGFIDVSSFRQVERLESGRGKCPFEPAQRSAAVMAGGVLYAATVKNYLGTEPIISRAVGRAEDWIRTETLPSWLNAPAFVAAEALSPAEWGDEDGDDEVYFFFTETSRTFDSYERVKVPRVARVCAGDLGGRKTLQQRWTTFLKADLLCPGPEHGRASSVLQDMAILRPEHGSGTPIFYGIFSSQWEGAAISSVCAFQPQDIRTVLNGPFRELKHDCNRGLPVMHNDVPQPRPGECIANNMKLQQFASSLSLPDRVLTFIRDHPLMDGPVLPANNHPLLVTTDTAYLRLVAHRVTSLSGKEYDVLYLGTEDGHLHRAVQIGAHLSVLEDLALFPEPQPVETMKFYQNWLLVGSGTEVTQVNTTNCGRLQSCSECILAQDPVCAWSFQLDACVATAGEHGGLAQDIESADVSSLCPKEPGEHAVVFEVPVAASAHVVLPCSPSSAWASCVWHQPGGVTPLTPRRDGLEVVVTPGAMGAYACECQEGGAARVVAAYSLVWSSQRGAPSQAHTVGAGLVGFFLGVLAASLALLLIGRRQQQRRRRELLARDKVGLDLGAPASGTTSYSQDPPSPSPEDERLPLALAKRASGFGGFPPPFLLDPCPSPAHIRLTGAPLATCDETSI
- the SEMA4F gene encoding semaphorin-4F isoform X4, coding for MVPEAHRQNCRKKGKKEDVSSFRQVERLESGRGKCPFEPAQRSAAVMAGGVLYAATVKNYLGTEPIISRAVGRAEDWIRTETLPSWLNAPAFVAAEALSPAEWGDEDGDDEVYFFFTETSRTFDSYERVKVPRVARVCAGDLGGRKTLQQRWTTFLKADLLCPGPEHGRASSVLQDMAILRPEHGSGTPIFYGIFSSQWEGAAISSVCAFQPQDIRTVLNGPFRELKHDCNRGLPVMHNDVPQPRPGECIANNMKLQQFASSLSLPDRVLTFIRDHPLMDGPVLPANNHPLLVTTDTAYLRLVAHRVTSLSGKEYDVLYLGTEDGHLHRAVQIGAHLSVLEDLALFPEPQPVETMKFYQNWLLVGSGTEVTQVNTTNCGRLQSCSECILAQDPVCAWSFQLDACVATAGEHGGLAQDIESADVSSLCPKEPGEHAVVFEVPVAASAHVVLPCSPSSAWASCVWHQPGGVTPLTPRRDGLEVVVTPGAMGAYACECQEGGAARVVAAYSLVWSSQRGAPSQAHTVGAGLVGFFLGVLAASLALLLIGRRQQQRRRRELLARDKVGLDLGAPASGTTSYSQDPPSPSPEDERLPLALAKRASGFGGFPPPFLLDPCPSPAHIRLTGAPLATCDETSI